In one Nicotiana sylvestris chromosome 8, ASM39365v2, whole genome shotgun sequence genomic region, the following are encoded:
- the LOC138875444 gene encoding uncharacterized protein, whose product MLARKTVASGALRKVLNEKLKASQRNESPTQESDSSSESEAFISASEGEEHGSSDTDKIQETPGEVSSCVVFSTVVQNVENKIVLVGPVKDVKGDESSRSLGKKKDKEREVESGDERENGKEKVLAICGGVEEGGNKSGGSGSGEAAEGLVHLSKQQDEPGSSTEETLADLLKRVGASYDPKKRKASTQKASTASKPTKKSKISSPKPTVPSVSKGRATRSRVKQSEVELQKALEESKKKKKEKGKAKVVESSEVVEEEEEEEEEEMELVHQERGTTVEVPTPKPKRA is encoded by the coding sequence ATGTTGGCCAGAAAAACTGTAGCTTCTGGAGCTCTAAGAAAAGTTCTAAATGAGAAATTGAAGGCTAGCCAGAGGAATGAAAGTCCTACTCAAGAATCTGACTCAAGCTCTGAGTCTGAAGCTTTTATTTCTGCCAGCGAAGGTGAAGAACATGGGTCTTCTGACACTGACAAAATTCAAGAAACCCCTGGTGAGGTAAGTTCTTGTGTAGTATTCTCTACTGTggttcaaaatgtagaaaataagATTGTCTTGGTTGGTCCTGTCAAAGATGTAAAGGGGGATGAATCTAGTAGAAGTTTAGGTAAAAAgaaagataaagagagagaggTAGAAAGTGGTGATGAGAGGGAAAATGGGAAAGAAAAAGTTCTGGCTATCTGTGGAGGTGTTGAAGAAGGTGGCAacaagtcagggggaagtggttctggggagGCGGCTGAAGGGCTTGTGCATCTAAGCAAGCAacaagatgaacctggttcatctactgAGGAAACACTGGCTGATCTTCTGAAGAGGGTTGGGGccagttatgatccaaagaagcGTAAAGCTTCCACACAAAAGGCTTCAACTGCTTCCAAGCcaacaaagaaaagcaaaatatcATCCCCAAAACCTACTGTACCTTCAGTATCTAAGGGGAGAGCCACTAGAAGCAGGGTCAAACAAAGTGAAGTTGAGTTACAGAAAGCTCTGGAAGAaagcaagaagaaaaagaaggagaagGGAAAAGCAAAGGTTGTGGAGAGTTCTGAGgttgtagaagaagaagaagaagaagaagaagaagagatggaACTTGTCCATCAAGAAAGGGGAACAACTgtggaggttcctacacccaaACCAAAAAGGGCCTag